The genomic segment tattagtttagtttattacTAGTAGATCATTTGTAATATCCACATTGTCAGAAACATATTAGCTTCTCTAGATATTAGTACATGGTGtgcaagtgtgcgtgcgtgtgctacAAGGTAACAATGTGATTATGGCATCCATtgaaaaatacaattaatataAACGTTCCTCTATTCTTTCAGTGGCATGTACATTATGGCAGAAGAAGGATGACCTTCACAGAACTACTTCAACTTTTCCACCTGGGATTCCTGTGTACAGGGTCCTGCAGCCTATAGCCCCCCCATGTCACCCTGctcactcactccttcaccccccccatTTCAGCACACAATGCACGACTCTCCTCGTTAATCAGCAGCCATTCAATCACTCAGAGAGTGAATCTGGGTCTCCCGTCTTCCAGGATTCAGGGGATTCCAGGCGGTGCAAATCAGCAGTATTGTCTGAGACGGCAGCCTGGGGGGTGGTCTCTGTGATTTGTGATTCCATCATCTTAGATtggagaacagagagggggaagaaggCGGTACTGGGggtgaaggtgggggggggggtcgcagtGGTTCAGGGGCTGGTGGTTGGGCTGGAGGAGGGGCTGGGTTCCATCGGTCCAGTCGGTGGCtgggtttgttttgatgtgaGAGAGCTCTCTAGAACCAGGGGGTGGAGGGCGCCGGGTGCCTGTGGCTGGTGGAGGACGTCCTGAGCAGCACCTGGGGGCGACGTTGCCGCCGTGTCCATGGTTCCCGATCGGTGGGAGCGTGAGGGGCTGTCCGGGGGGACGGCCTGTGGCGGTGGCGGGGATGTTGAAGGGGTCGAGGAGGAGCCTGGCCGTTCAGACGGCGTGGCGTCGGCGTCCACCCCCGCAGGGTGCTCTGCTGCGTCGGCCTGCCATGATCCCTCCTCCCGCAAATCTGGGGCCCCTGCGTTCAGCTCACGGTGGGCCCCTGATGGTTCGGTAGCCTCCGCTGCAGGGCTAATCTGTGCTTTGTGTGTAAGCCCCGGTTGGCTGTCTGCGTGCGCCGTCCTTTTGTCTCTGGGGGCTTTCCCTGTGGACGTCTGCCCTCGTGTGTCTCTGGACTCTGCTGCTGCTAGTGCGGCAGTAGTCTTGTGCAGCCTCTGTGTGAGCGCCCCCTGTCTGCAGGCAGTGGCCATGGCCTGCACCCAGGGGTGCTGTAGAGACTGGGAGGCTGAGAGCCTCTCGATGGGGTTACCCTGGAGCAACCCTTTGACCAGGTCTTTGGCTCCtgtacgtgcatgcacacacacacacacacacacacgcacacacacacacacacacacacacacacacacacacacacacacacacacacacacacacacacacacacacacacacacacacacacacacacacacacatgtaaaacaAATAGAGATTGCATGACTTGTTAAACACATGTTATTTAATCTACCGATGGGTGTACCATTGCTGTCCTCACCCTCTGAAACAGGGTCCCAGTAATTGGAGAGAAAGTGGACTTTTCCCTCCCTTATGAGCTTGAACAGCTCCTCCTGGTCTCGATCCTGACTGCGGAACGGAGGGAAGCCACAGAGAAGTATGTAGAGGATGACCCCCAGAGCCCACACGTCCACCGACAGACCATAACCTGTTGGGGGGTGAGAAATAATGATGTCAAACCTCATTAAATGACTGGAATCATACCCTTGGATTTGTCATTTGTCATCTGTCCCAGATTGAAAGACATTATTAGAATAGTGGTataggaggaggggcagggtaGTCAAGTGGTTAGGGTGCTTGAGTCCACCTATAGGTGTACTTGAGAAACCCTACCGGCTTACCATGGCTTGGAcgaaaagcatctgctaaatgattaAACGGCAAACGATCTATAGCAGCATAGGCTACATAAGCTAGGATGATGTACTTTACCATGACAGAAAGGGATTGACCTTACAGTGATCTGAAACTCACCTGTCTCAGAGAGGATCTCTGGGGCGACATAGGTGGGCGTGCCACAGACTGTGAAAATAGGTTCTGTGACCACCATGGCGAGACCGAAGTCCCCCAGTTTCAGTCTATTGCTGCCATCGGCCCTGCACTCAATCTGTGGAACAcaagggggggggttgagaacCTTTGATAGAACAGCGATCGTTCAGCACATCGCCTGGGTGGCTCCAGCCGCTCACCAGAAGGTTTTCCGGTTTGAGGTCCCGGTGGACGATGCTCTTGGAGTGGATATAACTCAGCGCTCCGCTCACGTCCGCCACGATGAGCCCCGCCTCGTCCTCTGGGAACTTCCCTCTCCTGGCGATGGCCTCGAAGAGATCCCCGCCGTTGACCAGCTCCAGCACCAGGTAGGCCTGGGTGTGCGTGTGGTAGTGGGCAAACAGCCGCACCACACACGGGTGCGACAGGCTGCCCAGCAGGCTGAGCTCGTTCTGCATCATGTGCTCTCGGCCAATCAGCTTGGAGCGCTCCACGATCTTCATGGCCAGGCTCTGTCCGGTGTCGCGACGCCGGCACTCCCGCACGATCGCAAAGTTCCCGTCGCCGATCACACGACCGATGTCGTAGCAGCGCTCAATGTCGGACAGGGCGACCTCTTTCTTGTCTCGCAGGAGGTCAAAGGGCACCCAGCGCTGGGTCTCCTCGGGCTCCGGCGGCCCCCCTCGCGGGGAGTTTATGGACGAATGTTTTAATTGTTCCAGGCACTGTTCCTCCTCATCTCTGATCACCCGCTGCGGGCCGATGGCCCCCAGATGAGTGCTTTTGGGATGCTTCGTAGGGCTTGGTTTGGGTTTCCTCGACACGGGAGGAAGTGGGACTCTCTTGGGAATCTGTTCGGGCAGCTCAGAACACACTAGCAGTTTGTTCCGCCCCGCTAAGCAGTTTTGACACAACGACGGAGACGGAGC from the Gadus morhua chromosome 22, gadMor3.0, whole genome shotgun sequence genome contains:
- the dclk3 gene encoding calcium/calmodulin-dependent protein kinase type IV, with product MANVTVLLNRRGVVSFEQLLLDVSEALGFPRWHRGRVTRLFTPHGREVRGVSDFFRGEVAFLALGRARPELRSVQEALEELFPEPSRYRADAVRAWERRLRPPPDKAAKADSGYSEETADGDDDRTNTRAPLKRDAQWDAKARPHQGARRPSQPPPHAGKTRRHDHDGPAGCRQPKEKHPCRQPTHPPNHLQALRGKGGTREQQPSGIGLFQADKALRGAHAPSPSLCQNCLAGRNKLLVCSELPEQIPKRVPLPPVSRKPKPSPTKHPKSTHLGAIGPQRVIRDEEEQCLEQLKHSSINSPRGGPPEPEETQRWVPFDLLRDKKEVALSDIERCYDIGRVIGDGNFAIVRECRRRDTGQSLAMKIVERSKLIGREHMMQNELSLLGSLSHPCVVRLFAHYHTHTQAYLVLELVNGGDLFEAIARRGKFPEDEAGLIVADVSGALSYIHSKSIVHRDLKPENLLIECRADGSNRLKLGDFGLAMVVTEPIFTVCGTPTYVAPEILSETGYGLSVDVWALGVILYILLCGFPPFRSQDRDQEELFKLIREGKVHFLSNYWDPVSEGAKDLVKGLLQGNPIERLSASQSLQHPWVQAMATACRQGALTQRLHKTTAALAAAESRDTRGQTSTGKAPRDKRTAHADSQPGLTHKAQISPAAEATEPSGAHRELNAGAPDLREEGSWQADAAEHPAGVDADATPSERPGSSSTPSTSPPPPQAVPPDSPSRSHRSGTMDTAATSPPGAAQDVLHQPQAPGALHPLVLESSLTSKQTQPPTGPMEPSPSSSPTTSP